A single window of Pyxicephalus adspersus chromosome 10, UCB_Pads_2.0, whole genome shotgun sequence DNA harbors:
- the LOC140339119 gene encoding uncharacterized protein isoform X2 encodes MGTLLYIALIFGVLLPSAIGQDWDLDKMRRCPCVSKTTNEITSTVARGCITDAQGRRLTLRLSPADSDGCVANVMDKVSPGEIDVFLTYNGKLEDGAEKPQGMDTNTMGHHNNPDGEMDFTFQLNVNDGKLSDSTEPRKKSNNGIKIRKRDLMPFSFVNFNIIIRTDLEAGCDLRDQTKFLLMKGLKRYWDKMTDCLLDVTE; translated from the exons ATGGGGACCCTGCTGTACATCGCCCTCATCTTCGGGGTTCTCCTCCCCTCAGCCATTGGCCAGGATTGGGACCTGGATAAAATGAGACGAT GTCCATGTGTGAGCAAAACAACAAATGAAATCACATCGACTGTGGCCCGGGGGTGTATCACTGATGCCCAGGGGAGAAGACTCAC GTTGAGACTCTCCCCTGCAGACTCGGACGGCTGTGTCGCCAATGTGATGGATAAAGTTTCTCCAGGGGAAATCGATGTCTTCCTGACCTACAATGGAAAACTGGAGGACGGTGCTGAGAA GCCCCAGGGAATGGACACCAATACCATGGGCCACCACAACAATCCAGATGGCGAGATGGACTTTACCTTTCAATTGAATGTCAATGATGGAAAACTTTCTGACTCCACCGAGCCCAGAAAGAA GTCCAACAATGGCATCAAAATCAGGAAAAGGGACCTAATGCCCTTCAGCTTTGTGAACTTCAACATAATCATCCGAAC GGATCTGGAGGCCGGCTGTGATTTGAGGGATCAGACGAAGTTTCTG CTAATGAAAGGACTGAAACGTTACTGGGACAAGATGACCGACTGCCTGC ttgATGTTACCGAATGA
- the LOC140339128 gene encoding uncharacterized protein — MVTRTDDHIKAPCNTRKFHKTLNCSECGKVFFGKAAFRLHQKLHRGEAVYSCATCGKKFSRKGSCEKHQEAAHTHEKSFECTNCERYFSSKLGLTLHQRVHTREPTCTCKKCAKSFTSNSALIQHQRIHYTDRRLVCTKCGLSFGNKSDLINHEILHPVQQSFMCSECSQKFLTKAELSAHWKVHTVIKAFSWRKICFIHQESRSAEEAAGQ; from the coding sequence ATGGTGACCCGAACAGATGACCACATAAAGGCGCCCTGCAACACCCGCAAGTTCCACAAGACACTGAACTGCAGTGAGTGCGGGaaagtcttctttggtaaagcGGCCTTTCGGCTCCACCAGAAGTTGCACCGGGGAGAGGCAGTCTATTCCTGCGCCACTTGTGGCAAGAAATTCTCTCGGAAGGGCTCATGTGAGAAGCATCAGGAAGCTGCCCACACCCACGAAAAATCCTTTGAGTGCACCAACTGCGAGCGCTATTTCTCCTCCAAGCTGGGCCTGACGCTCCATCAGCGCGTCCACACCCGGGAGCCCACCTGTACCTGCAAGAAGTGTGCCAAGTCCTTCACAAGTAACTCTGCTCTTATCCAGCACCAAAGAATCCATTATACTGACCGACGCCTGGTGTGCACCAAGTGTGGGCTCAGCTTTGGAAACAAGTCGGACCTGATCAACCACGAAATCCTCCACCCAGTGCAGCAATCATTTATGTGCTCCGAATGCAGCCAGAAGTTCCTGACCAAGGCCGAGCTCTCCGCCCACTGGAAGGTCCACACCGTCATCAAGGCCTTCTCCTGGCGGAAAATCTGCTTCATACATCAGGAGTCCCGCAGTGCTGAGGAGGCCGCAGGACAGTGA
- the LOC140339119 gene encoding uncharacterized protein isoform X1: MTPIADHMTPTQDLITDHMTPKQDLITDHMPTRQASIADHMTSMHAVIADHRTWQHSRGWYLGSDMGTLLYIALIFGVLLPSAIGQDWDLDKMRRCPCVSKTTNEITSTVARGCITDAQGRRLTLRLSPADSDGCVANVMDKVSPGEIDVFLTYNGKLEDGAEKPQGMDTNTMGHHNNPDGEMDFTFQLNVNDGKLSDSTEPRKKSNNGIKIRKRDLMPFSFVNFNIIIRTDLEAGCDLRDQTKFLLMKGLKRYWDKMTDCLLDVTE; encoded by the exons ATGACCCCCATCGCCGATCACATGACCCCCACTCAAGACCTTATTACTGATCACATGACCCCAAAGCAAGACCTCATCACTGATCACATGCCCACAAGGCAAGCCTCCATAGCCGATCACATGACCTCAATGCATGCCGTGATAGCCGACCACAGGACCTGGCAACATAGTAGGGGGTGGT ATCTCGGGTCAGACATGGGGACCCTGCTGTACATCGCCCTCATCTTCGGGGTTCTCCTCCCCTCAGCCATTGGCCAGGATTGGGACCTGGATAAAATGAGACGAT GTCCATGTGTGAGCAAAACAACAAATGAAATCACATCGACTGTGGCCCGGGGGTGTATCACTGATGCCCAGGGGAGAAGACTCAC GTTGAGACTCTCCCCTGCAGACTCGGACGGCTGTGTCGCCAATGTGATGGATAAAGTTTCTCCAGGGGAAATCGATGTCTTCCTGACCTACAATGGAAAACTGGAGGACGGTGCTGAGAA GCCCCAGGGAATGGACACCAATACCATGGGCCACCACAACAATCCAGATGGCGAGATGGACTTTACCTTTCAATTGAATGTCAATGATGGAAAACTTTCTGACTCCACCGAGCCCAGAAAGAA GTCCAACAATGGCATCAAAATCAGGAAAAGGGACCTAATGCCCTTCAGCTTTGTGAACTTCAACATAATCATCCGAAC GGATCTGGAGGCCGGCTGTGATTTGAGGGATCAGACGAAGTTTCTG CTAATGAAAGGACTGAAACGTTACTGGGACAAGATGACCGACTGCCTGC ttgATGTTACCGAATGA